Proteins encoded in a region of the Papio anubis isolate 15944 chromosome 14, Panubis1.0, whole genome shotgun sequence genome:
- the STAMBP gene encoding STAM-binding protein isoform X2, translating to MAIQQELEKEKQRVAQQKQQQLEQEQFHAFEEMIRNQELEKERLKIVQEFGKVDPGLGGPLVPDLEKPSLDVFPTSPVSSTQPSDCHTTVRPAKPPVVDRSLKPGALSNSESIPTIDGLRHVVVPGRLCPQFLQLASANTARGVETCGILCGKLMRNEFTITHVLIPKQSAGSDYCNTENEEELFLIQDQQGLITLGWIHTHPTQTAFLSSVDLHTHCSYQMMLPESIAIVCSPKFQETGFFKLTDHGLEEISSCRQKGFHPHSKDPPLFCSCSHVTVVDRAVTITDLR from the exons ATGGCCATCCAGCAagagctggaaaaggaaaaacagagggTAGCAcaacagaagcagcagcaattGGAACAGGAACAGTTCCATGCCTTCGAGGAGATGATCCGGAACCAGGAGCTAGAAAAAGAGCGACTGAAAATTGTACAGGAGTTTGGGAAGGTGGACCCTGGCCTAGGTGGCCCGCTAGTGCCTGACTTGGAGAAGCCCTCCTTAGATGTGTTCCCCACCTCACCTGTCTCATCCACACAGCCTTCAGACTGTCACACAACTGTAAGGCCAGCTAAGCCACCTGTGGTGGACAGGTCCTTGAAACCTGGAGCACTAAGCAACTCAGAAAGTA TTCCTACAATCGATGGATTGCGCCATGTCGTGGTGCCCGGGCGACTGTGCCCACAGTTTCTCCAGTTAGCCAGTGCCAATACTGCCCGGGGAGTGGAGACATGTGGAATTCTCTGTGGAAAACTG ATGAGGAATGAATTTACCATTACTCATGTTCTCATCCCCAAGCAAAGTGCTGGGTCTGATTACTGCAACACAGAGAACGAAGAAGAACTTTTCCTCATACAGGATCAGCAGGGCCTCATCACACTGGGCTGGATTCAT aCTCACCCCACACAGACCGCATTTCTCTCCAGTGTCGACCTACACACTCACTGCTCTTACCAGATGATGTTGCCAGAGTCGATAGCCATTGTTTGCTCCCCAAAGTTCCAGGA aactgGATTCTTTAAACTAACTGACCATGGACTAGAGGAGATTTCTTCCTGTCGCCAGAAAGGATTTCACCCACACAGCAAGGATCCACCGCTGTTCTGT AGCTGCAGCCACGTGACTGTTGTGGACAGAGCAGTGACCATCACAGACCTTCGATGA